The nucleotide window GCGTAGAGGATCGCGACCACGCGGTTGGCGCTCTCGATCGGCGCGAGGAACGCCTCGCGCGGGATGTCGTTGCCGAGCATCACGCACAGGCGCTGATCGCCTTCGTCCGTGGGGCGGCCGCGCACCGGGGCGAGCGTGTCGAGGACGCGCCGCACCCATGCGGACTCGCGCAGCGGCAGCTGCACCTCGCGCAGCGCGGCGTCGTCGGGGCCGCCCACCTTCGCGAGGCCGAGCTGGGCGATGCCGGCGAGCGTCTCGTCGCGAACCATGAACAGCGCGACGCGCGAGAAGCTTTGCGCCGCGAAGCTGAGAACGTTCGTCAGCACCTCGCCTTGGTGGGCGCGCTCGCGCAGGCGCGAGCTGGCTTCGCGCAGGCGTGCGAGGTCGCCCTGCGGCAGCGCCGCGCGCGAGGGCGCAGGCTGAGTCGCGGCGAGCGAGCTCGCGTCGGGCAGAGCTTCGAGGGCCGAGCGCAAGGCAGCGGCGAGCTCGAGCCGCTCGGCGCCGCGCCGGGAGTCGGAGAGCGCGCCGTCCTTGGGGCGTTCGACGAATGCAGACGGCGCCGCGCCGGTGCGGCGGCGCGCCGGCGGGCGCGCGCCGGCGGGCGTCAGCACCACGATCGGGAGCCGAGGCGCTTGCCGTCGCAGGCGTGCCGCCACGTCGTACACGTCGCGCGCGCCGGAGATCGGATCGGGCGGCGCGTTCGCGCCGATCAGCACGAGCGGCAGCTCGCGCCGTAACAAGTATTGCCGGATGCGCTGGATGCCGAGCTCGGTGTGCTGGAAGGCGTGAATGCGCGCGTAGCCCGCGAGCGCAGACTTGACCCACTCGAGCACGGCGAGCGACGCATCGATCGCGATCACCGGCGGCGGCTGCGCGGGCGGCGCGGAGTCGGCGACGGGCTGCGGCTCGCTCTCGCGCAGCGACTCGTCGAGGCTCGGCGCAGGCGCGCTGGCACGCTGCGGCGCGGCTTCCACGCGCGGCGCCGGTTCGGGCTCGAACGTCGGCTCCGGCTCGATCTCGGCCGGCACGACGGGCTCCGCTTCCGCAATCTCCGCGGACAGCGCCTCCTCGACTGCCGCAGCCGCGGGCTCTCGCACCGCGGCGACGGGCGGAGGCGGATCCGCGAACGGATCGTCTTCGGGCCCGAGCGGCGGGGCCGCGACGGTGGCCGTGGAGTCGTCTTCGTCTTCAACGTTCTCGTCGCTCTCGCGAGCGCTCTCGAGGGCGAGGAACTGCGGGTTCAACCCGCGCGCGAGCGCGAGGTCGTCGGCGCCTGCGGCGCCCTCGCGCACCTCGAAGCTGAACTCGCCGGCGCGCCAGCGGAACATCGCCATGACCGCGTCGGCCACGGCCTGCGCGCGCAGCTCTTCGAGCGGATCGGTCTCGATCAGCGCGCGCTCGAAGAGCACCGACGACAGCGGCAGCGAGCGCTTGCGCGCCTCGCGCGCCGCGTCGGCGAGCGCGTCGACCTCGATCGCCTTGCGCCGGGCGAGCAGCTCGCGCAGATCCTGAGGGAGATCGCGCGTCGTCGCGACGCGCACGAGGCCGCGTTCGAAGACGATCTGGCCTTCGCCGACATCGCCGCGCAGCGCGAGCACTCCGGACTTCCCGGAGAGGTGCACGATCTGGAGGATGTCGCCGAGGCCCAGGTCCTCCAGGCTTCCGACGAGACTCATAGGCGGTCCATCGGCGCGTAGCTGTGCGAACTAAATGGGTGATCGGGCTTGCGATCCCCCGAGTCTCAGCGTTGCGCGGGGCGCCCGTTTCTCCCTCGCGGAGGCCGCGCGCGGCGTCGTCAGACCTGCGTCGCGCTCAGCGCGGGGCGTAGCCCCGGCGCCGCCGCACCGGCGATCGGCTGCGGAGGCTCTTCCGGGTCGGCGCGGTCGATGCGCAAGGCGACGCCGCCGGGGTAATGCCGCGGCGCTGCTGCGAGCGCCGCCTCTGCGCGGGTGAGCTCGGGCTGCGAGACGACGAGCGTGAGCCGCAGCGGCGCGGGCCGCGCGGCGAGGGCCGCGGCGACGCCTGCGAGCGTCGCGGCGATCGTGCGATCGAGCGCCAGGCGCGAGATGCGATCCGGGGCGATTGCCAGCGCGAGCGCGCCGACGCGCAGCTCTGCGGCGCGCTGCGTCGCGTCCTGCGCCCAGGCGCGCGCGCCGGCCTCGCCGAACGCGGCGGGATCGCCCGCGCCGCCTAACAACACCCAGCTCGCGCGCAGCCGGCCGCGCGCGGGCAACAGGAGCACGCCGCTGCCGCGAGCGGCGGCGGGCGCGCTCGCGGCGGCCCGCGCCGCGAGTCCACACAGTCGCCAGTCGAGCCACGCGGCGGGCCCGCGCATCGGCAGGCCCGTCGCGAACAGCGGCGCGGCGATCAGGTCGCACGGGACGCGCTGGAACGTGCGCGCATCGAGACCGACCGGCAGCACCACGCTCATCGCGGCGACTCCGCCGCCCGCGCGAGCGCGTCGAGCACGCCGTTCACGAAGCGCGGCGAAGCGTCGTCGCCGAAGCGGCGCGCCAGCTCGACGGCCTCGTCGATCGCGACTTCGCGCGGCGTGTCCGCGTACACGATCTCGTAGGCCGCGAGGCGCAGCACGTTGCGATCGACCGCGGCCATGCGCTCGAGCCGCCAGCGATGCGCGACCGCGGTGATGCGCGCGTCGATGTCGTCGCGATTCGACGCGACGCCGAGCACGAGCTCCTTCGCGAACGCCCGCGCACCGGCGGGCAGCTCGAAGTGCTCGGCGAGCGCCTCGAGCGAAGCCTGCGCGCGGGAGAGATCCGCCTCGCCGGACATGTCGGCGGCGTAGAGCGCCTGCAGCGCCGCCTCACGCGAGCGATGCCGCGGCGCGCTCTGCTTCGCGCTCACGACTCGACCTCGGGCGGCTTCGCGAGCGCGCGCACGAGGCGCGCCATCTCCACTGCCGCGAGCGCCGCCTCGACGCCCTTGTTCCCCTCGCTGCCGCCCGCGCGAGCGAGCGCGGAGTCGACATCGTCCGTGGTGAGCACGCCGAACGCGACGGGCACGCCGGTGTCGCGCATGACGGCGCCGACGCCGTCGGTGACGCCTTGGCACACGTACTCGAAGTGCGGGGTGCCGCCGCGAATCACGGCACCGAGCGTGACGATCGCGTCGTAGCGCCCGCTCTCGGCGAGCTTGCGCGCCGCGAGCGGAATCTCGAACGCGCCCGGGACCCAGGCGACGTGCACGTCGTCGCCGCTCGCGCCCCGCGAAGTCAGCTCCTCACGGCAGCCTTCGAGCAGCGCGGACGAGATCGGGTGGTTGAAGCGGCCGACGACCACCGCGAAGCGGAGGCCGGCTGCATCGCGATCGCTCGGGTAGGTGCGCACGTGGGTGAGACGCTCACGGTCGGAAGGTGGCGTGAACGTACAGATCCGAACCGAGGCGTCGCATGCTTCGCAGCTCGAACTGAGCACGATCCGCGAGCTTTGTGAGCCCGAGTGCGGCGACCGCAGGCCTGCCGTCGCCGCCGATCACACTCGGCGCGACGAACCAGTGCAGCTCGTCGACGAGCCGCGCGCGCAGCAGCGCCGCCGCGAGCCCGCCGCCGCCCTCGACCAAGATCTGCGTGAGACCTGCGCCTGCGAGCTGGGCGAGCGCGCGCTCGAGGTCGAGGTGCTTGCCGCGCTTCGGCGCTTCGAGCGTGCGGGCGCCGCGCGCCGTGCGCGCCGCGAGCGCGCGCGCGGGGTGGCCGTGTGCGGTGAGCAGCCACGTGCGGTCTGCGTAGGCGTCGCGATAGAGCGCAAGCCGCGGCGGCGTGGCGAGCGCGCTGTCGACGACGACGCGCACCGGCGCTCGCACGAGCTCGCCCGCAGGCGTGCGCACGGTGAGCGCGGGGTCGTCCGCGAGCGCAGTGCCGGCGCCCACCATCACCGCGTCGGCCACGTCGCGCAGCTGGTGCGCAAGTGCGCGCGCGGGCTCGCCCGTGATCCAGCGTGACTCGCCGCGCGCCGTCGCGATGCGCCCGTCGAGGGTCGCCGCCAGCTTCAGCGCCACCCACGGTCGGCCGCGCTCCTGCACGGAGAAGAAGCCGCGGTGCTGGTAGACGCACTCGGCGGCGAGCACGTCCGTCACGACCTCGATGCCCGCGCGGCGCAGCGCGCGAATGCCGCGGCCCGACACGAGCGGATGCGGATCGCGCGCGCCGATCCACACGCGCGCGATTCCGGCAGCGCGAATCGCGTCGGTGCACGGCGGCGTGCGGCCGTGATGCCCGCACGGCTCGAGCGTCACGGCGAGCGTGGCCCCGCGCAGCGCGCGCTCACCGTGGCGGCGCAGCGCCTGCCGGATCGCGCGCACCTCGGCGTGCGCCGAGCCCGGCGGCTGCGTCTCGCCCGCACCCAACACCTTCGCGCCTCGCAGCACGACGGCGCCCACCGCGGGATTCGGGAACGTGCGCCCCGACGCGCGGCGCGCTCGTGCGAGTGCGAGCTGCATGGCTTCTTCGGGGCGCATGGCTCGCCTAGCGGGATTCGTCTTCGTCGCGCGCAGCCAACGTCGCGAAGAAGGCTTCGTAGTCGGCGGGGCTCTTCCAGTCGTGAAAGACCGAGGCGAAACGCGAGGCTGCGATTGCGTCGACGGCGCTCAGCTCCTCGAGTGCGAGCTCGCCGACACGGCGCGTCGGCACCTCGGAGTCGCCCGTCTCGGCGAGCCTGGTCTCGATGCGGTCGATCATGTTTTGGATCGCGTCTTCGGAGATCGGCCGCTTCACCACGGCCTTCTGGATCGAGTGCTCGAGCTTCGCGCGGCTGAACTCTTCGCGGCGTTCGTCGCGCTTGATGATCTTCGGCACCAGCTCTTCGACGCGCTCGCGCGTGGTGAAGCGCCGCCCGCACTCGTCGCACTCGCGCCGGCGCCGAATCTCCTGACCCTCGCGCGTGAGGCGCGAGTCGATCACGCGATTCGACGGGTCGTTGCAGTACGGGCACTGCACGAGGCGCGACCTCCCTGACTACTGCTCGCGACGCCAGCGCGTCGGGTAGAGCGGGAAGCGCGCACAGAGGGCGAGCACGTCGGCGCGCACGGCAGTGCGTACCGCCTCGTCCGCCGGCGCATCCAGCACACGGGCGACGAGCCCCGCGATCTCTCGCATCTCGCCCTCGCGGAGGCCGCGCGTCGTCATCGCCGGCGTGCCGAAGCGCAGGCCGGAGGTGACGAAGGGCGTGCGCGTGTCGAACGGCACCATGTTTCGATTCGCGGTGATGCCCGCGAGCTCGAGCGCCTCCTGTGCCTTCCTTCCGCTCAGCTCGCGGCCGAGCAGCGAGAGCAGGAACAGGTGATTGTCCGTGCCGCCCGAGACGATCTTGAAGCCTCGCTGCGCCAGCCCGTCGGCCAGCACGCGCGCATTCGCGACGATCTGCGCGCAGTAATCGCCGAAGCTCGGCGCGAGCGCCTCGCGGAACGCGACCGCCTTCGCCGCGATCACGTGCATGAGCGGGCCGCCCTGCCCGCCCGGGAACACCGCGCTGTCGACGGCCTTCGCGAACGCGGCGTCGCACAGGATCATGCCGCCGCGCGGGCCGCGCAGCGTCTTGTGCGTGGTGGTGCCGATCAGCTGCGCTTTGCCGACGGGGCTTGGGTGATGGCCCGTCGCGACCAAGCCGGCAATGTGCGCGATGTCGGCGAACAAGAGCGCGCCGACTTCGTCGGCGATCTCGCGGAAGCGTGCGAAGTCGATCACGCGCGAGTACGCCGTCGCGCCGCACTGGATCAGCTTCGGGTGATGCGCGCGCGCGAGGTCGCGCAGCTGGTCGTAGTCGATGCGCTCGTCGCTCTCGCGCACGCCGTAAGGGACGATCTTGTAGAGCTGCCCCGAGAAGTTCACCGGGCTGCCGTGCGTCAGGTGCCCGCCGTGATCGAGATTCATCGCGAGGATGGTGTCGCCCGGCTTCAGCACGGCGCGGTAGATGCTCTCGTTCGCCTGCGAGCCCGAGTGCGGCTGGACGTTCGCGTGCTCGCAGCCGAACAGCGTCTTGGCGCGCGCGACCGCGAGCTCCTCGACTTCGTCGAGCACTTCGCAGCCGCCGTAGAAGCGCCGGCCCGGATAGCCCTCGGCGTACTTGTTGGTGCCGACGGAACCGACCGCTTCGAGCACGGCCTCGGAGACGAAGTTCTCCGACGCGATCAGCTCGAGGCCCTCCGCCTGCCGGCGCGCTTCGCGCCGCAGGATGTCGGCGACGATCGGGTCCGCCGCTTCGAGCGCGCCGTCGTGCGACTTCGTGAGCGTGTCGATCGCCGCGACGCGGCCGGCGTGACGCCCGCCCTCGAACGGCGTCGCGAGCCAGCGCTCGACGATCGCCCACGCCGTCGCGGGATCGGTCTTGTCGCCGGCGAGCGCGAGCATGTTCGCGTCGTTGTGCTGGCGCGCGACGGCGGCGGTGTCGGCGTCGTGCACGAGCGCGGCGCGGACGCGCGGAAAGCGGTTCGCGGTGTACATCACGCCGAGGCCGCTGCCGCAGATCACGATGCCGCGCGAGGCCGCGCCCGTGGAGACTGCGCGCGCCGCGGGCGCCGCGAACTCGGGGTAGCTCACCGAGTCGGCGCTGTTCGGGCCGTAGTCGACCACCGCGTAGCCCGCCGCTTCGAGCTTCTCGCGCAGCGCCTTCTTCAGCGCGAACCCACGGTGGTCGCCGCCCATCGCGATCACATCGGCCATCTTTGCGATCTCCGTTCGCCTGCGGCTCACTGCGCGCCGCGTCGCAGCCGACGCGGCTTGCTGCTTCAGGCTGTGTTGACTTCGCTCGCCTTCGGCTCGCTGCGCGTCGCAGCTGCGCTGCGACTTGCGGGCCTCTGTCATTAGGAATCCTTGCTGCCGAAAACCAACGCCGCGTTCACGCCGCCGAACCCGAAGCTGTTGCTCAGCGCGACGCGCACCCGCGCAGCGCGGGCCTTGTTCGCGACGTGGTCGAGCATGCATTCCGGGTCGGGCCGATCGAGATTCAGCGTCGGCGGCAACATACCCGTCTCGAGCGAACGCACCGTCAGCAGCGCTTCGAGCGCGCCGGCGGCGCCGAGCAGGTGGCCCGTCGCGCCCTTCGTCGAGGACACCGCGAGGCGGTCCGTGTGCGCGCCGAACACGTCCCGCAGCGCCTTCGCCTCCACCACGTCGCCCGCGGGCGTGCTGGTGGCGTGCGCGTTCACGTAGTCCACGTCCGTGGGCGCGAGGCCGGCGTTCGCGAGCGCAGCTTTCATGCAGCGCAGCGCGCCGCCGCTCTCGGGATCGGGCGCGGCCATGTGTGCGGCGTCGGCGGAGGCGCCGTAGCCGAGCAGCCTCGCGCGCACCGGCGCGCCGCGGGCGCGCGCGTGCTCGGCGCGCTCGATCACCAGCACCGCAGCGCCTTCGCCGAGCACGAAGCCGTCGCGCTCCGCGTCGAACGGCCGGCTCGCGCGCGCGGGCTCCGCGTTGCGCTTCGAGAGCGCCTGCATGTTCGTGAAGCCCGCGATCACGAGATCGACGACGGCGGCCTCGGTGGCGCCGACGACCATCGCGTCGGCCTCGCCCGCGCGTAACAAGCGAAGCGACTCGCCGATCGCGTGGGCGCCGCTCGCGCAGGCGGTCACGTGACACAAGTTCGGGCCGCGCAAGCCGTGGTGAATCGCGACCACGCCGGCTGGCATGTTCGCGAGAGTCATCGGGATGAAGAAGGGCGAGATGCGCGTCGGCCCCTTCTCGACGTAGATGCGGTCCTGCTGCGTGAGCGTGTGGATGCCGCCGATGCCGGAGCCGATCGCGACGCCGATGCGGTCGCGATCCACCGCGCTGCCCACACGCCCTGACAGCTGCGCGTCCGCGAGCGCCTCGCGCGCGGCGCACAGCGCGAGCAGGATCGCGCGGTCCATGCGGCGCAGCTCTTTGCGCTCCACCTCGCCGGGGTTCAGCTCGCCGGTCACGAGCCCGGCGATGCGCACCTCGAGCCGCGCGTCGAACTCTTCGGGCAGCGCCGCGATGCCGCCCTTCCCTGCGACGATCGCGTCCCAGGTCTCCGCCGCGCTCGTGCCGAGCGGCGAAACACAGCCGACGCCGGTGACCACGATTTCTTGCGCCGCTGACACGTGGTGCTCCGGCTCGATCGGAAGACGCCTACGAAGCGAGGCGTTCCTTGAGGTACTCGACCGCGGAGCCAATCGTCTGCAGGCGCTCCGCGTGCTCGTCGGGAATCTCGATGTCGAACTCTTCTTCCATCGCCATCACGAGCTCGACGATGTCGAGCGAGTCGGCGCCGAGGTCGTCGATGAAGTTCGCCTCGGGCACGACCTCTTCTGGCGTGACGCCGAGCTGCTCGACGATGATCGCCTCGACTCGCTTGGCGAGACCCGCATCCATGTTCGACCCCCTCTCGTCGTCCCCGGTGGCGGCAACCTACGCCGCAGCGCCGCTCGCCACCACCGCGTTCACTTCTTCCAGGGACGAAACGTTCGCCCGCTCGATCCCGCGCTCGATGCGTGCGACGAGGCCCGTGAGCACCGAACCCGGCCCAATCTCGATCACGCGCGTCACGCCGAGCGCCGCGAGCTGCTTGACCGACTCGATGAAGCGCACCGGCGCAGTGACCTGCTGCTCGAGCAGCGCGGGGATGCGCGAGCCGCTGGCATTCGGCGCGGCCTCGACGTTCGTGATCACCGGGACACGCGGGTCCGCGAACTTCACGCGCGCGAGCTCACCCGCGAGCCGCTCGGCCGCGGGCCGCATCAGCGCGCAGTGGAAGGGTGCGCTCACCGGCAGCGGCACCGCGCGCTTCGCACCGCGCTCTTTCGCGACGGCGATGGCCCGCTCGACGGCGCTCGCGTCGCCCGCGATCACGATCTGCTGCGAGGAGTTGTAGTTCGCGGGCGAGACCACGAGGCCCGTCTCCGCCGCTGCGGTCCGGCACGCCTCGTCGACGCTCGCCGGCTCGAGGCCCATCAGCGCCGCCATCGCGCCCTTCCCGGCCGGCACCGCCTCCTGCATGAAGCGCCCGCGCTTGTTCACGAGCACGACGGCGTCTTCGAGCGACAGCGCACCCGCGGCGACGAGCGCCGAGTACTCGCCGAGGCTGTGGCCGGCGACGAAACGCGGCGCGAGGGGAAGCTTCTCCTCGACGGCGCGCAGCAATGCGATGCTGGTCGTGACGATCGCGGGCTGCTGGATCTCGGTGCGGCGCAGCTCGTCCTCGGGTCCCTCGAAGCACAGCTTCGAGATCGAGAAGCCGAGCGCGCGATCCGCCGCCTCGAACACGGCGCGGGCGGCGGGCGACGCGTCGAACACGTCGCGGCCCATCCCGACCGCCTGCGAGCCCTGCCCGGGGAAGAGGAGCGCGAGCAACGCCCTACTCCTCGTCGTCGACCTTCAGCACCTGCCGCCCGTCGTACGTGCCGCAGAAGCGGCACACGCGGTGCGGCGCGCGCGGCTCGCCGCACTTCGGGCACGCGGCGCTAGCCGGGTTCGCGAGGTGGTGGTGGCTGCGGCGCATGTTCTTGCGCGACTTCGAGACTTTCTTCTTCGGGACCGCGGACATTGCTCTCTCCGATCGAGACTTAGGACTGAGGCGCCGGGCCTGGCCTTTTGAGCTTGCTCAGCACGGCAAACGGGGATTCGGGGCGGGACTCGGCACAGTTGCACGACTCGGCGTTGCGGTCCACGCCACAGCGCGGGCACAGCCCTTTGCACTCCTCCCGGCAAAGCGG belongs to Deltaproteobacteria bacterium and includes:
- the nusB gene encoding transcription antitermination factor NusB; amino-acid sequence: MSAKQSAPRHRSREAALQALYAADMSGEADLSRAQASLEALAEHFELPAGARAFAKELVLGVASNRDDIDARITAVAHRWRLERMAAVDRNVLRLAAYEIVYADTPREVAIDEAVELARRFGDDASPRFVNGVLDALARAAESPR
- a CDS encoding acyl carrier protein, translated to MDAGLAKRVEAIIVEQLGVTPEEVVPEANFIDDLGADSLDIVELVMAMEEEFDIEIPDEHAERLQTIGSAVEYLKERLAS
- a CDS encoding serine hydroxymethyltransferase, whose amino-acid sequence is MADVIAMGGDHRGFALKKALREKLEAAGYAVVDYGPNSADSVSYPEFAAPAARAVSTGAASRGIVICGSGLGVMYTANRFPRVRAALVHDADTAAVARQHNDANMLALAGDKTDPATAWAIVERWLATPFEGGRHAGRVAAIDTLTKSHDGALEAADPIVADILRREARRQAEGLELIASENFVSEAVLEAVGSVGTNKYAEGYPGRRFYGGCEVLDEVEELAVARAKTLFGCEHANVQPHSGSQANESIYRAVLKPGDTILAMNLDHGGHLTHGSPVNFSGQLYKIVPYGVRESDERIDYDQLRDLARAHHPKLIQCGATAYSRVIDFARFREIADEVGALLFADIAHIAGLVATGHHPSPVGKAQLIGTTTHKTLRGPRGGMILCDAAFAKAVDSAVFPGGQGGPLMHVIAAKAVAFREALAPSFGDYCAQIVANARVLADGLAQRGFKIVSGGTDNHLFLLSLLGRELSGRKAQEALELAGITANRNMVPFDTRTPFVTSGLRFGTPAMTTRGLREGEMREIAGLVARVLDAPADEAVRTAVRADVLALCARFPLYPTRWRREQ
- the fabF gene encoding beta-ketoacyl-ACP synthase II — translated: MSAAQEIVVTGVGCVSPLGTSAAETWDAIVAGKGGIAALPEEFDARLEVRIAGLVTGELNPGEVERKELRRMDRAILLALCAAREALADAQLSGRVGSAVDRDRIGVAIGSGIGGIHTLTQQDRIYVEKGPTRISPFFIPMTLANMPAGVVAIHHGLRGPNLCHVTACASGAHAIGESLRLLRAGEADAMVVGATEAAVVDLVIAGFTNMQALSKRNAEPARASRPFDAERDGFVLGEGAAVLVIERAEHARARGAPVRARLLGYGASADAAHMAAPDPESGGALRCMKAALANAGLAPTDVDYVNAHATSTPAGDVVEAKALRDVFGAHTDRLAVSSTKGATGHLLGAAGALEALLTVRSLETGMLPPTLNLDRPDPECMLDHVANKARAARVRVALSNSFGFGGVNAALVFGSKDS
- the nrdR gene encoding transcriptional repressor NrdR, which translates into the protein MQCPYCNDPSNRVIDSRLTREGQEIRRRRECDECGRRFTTRERVEELVPKIIKRDERREEFSRAKLEHSIQKAVVKRPISEDAIQNMIDRIETRLAETGDSEVPTRRVGELALEELSAVDAIAASRFASVFHDWKSPADYEAFFATLAARDEDESR
- the rpmF gene encoding 50S ribosomal protein L32, with amino-acid sequence MSAVPKKKVSKSRKNMRRSHHHLANPASAACPKCGEPRAPHRVCRFCGTYDGRQVLKVDDEE
- the ribD gene encoding bifunctional diaminohydroxyphosphoribosylaminopyrimidine deaminase/5-amino-6-(5-phosphoribosylamino)uracil reductase RibD, which gives rise to MRPEEAMQLALARARRASGRTFPNPAVGAVVLRGAKVLGAGETQPPGSAHAEVRAIRQALRRHGERALRGATLAVTLEPCGHHGRTPPCTDAIRAAGIARVWIGARDPHPLVSGRGIRALRRAGIEVVTDVLAAECVYQHRGFFSVQERGRPWVALKLAATLDGRIATARGESRWITGEPARALAHQLRDVADAVMVGAGTALADDPALTVRTPAGELVRAPVRVVVDSALATPPRLALYRDAYADRTWLLTAHGHPARALAARTARGARTLEAPKRGKHLDLERALAQLAGAGLTQILVEGGGGLAAALLRARLVDELHWFVAPSVIGGDGRPAVAALGLTKLADRAQFELRSMRRLGSDLYVHATFRP
- a CDS encoding 6,7-dimethyl-8-ribityllumazine synthase — protein: MRTYPSDRDAAGLRFAVVVGRFNHPISSALLEGCREELTSRGASGDDVHVAWVPGAFEIPLAARKLAESGRYDAIVTLGAVIRGGTPHFEYVCQGVTDGVGAVMRDTGVPVAFGVLTTDDVDSALARAGGSEGNKGVEAALAAVEMARLVRALAKPPEVES
- the fabD gene encoding ACP S-malonyltransferase, coding for MGRDVFDASPAARAVFEAADRALGFSISKLCFEGPEDELRRTEIQQPAIVTTSIALLRAVEEKLPLAPRFVAGHSLGEYSALVAAGALSLEDAVVLVNKRGRFMQEAVPAGKGAMAALMGLEPASVDEACRTAAAETGLVVSPANYNSSQQIVIAGDASAVERAIAVAKERGAKRAVPLPVSAPFHCALMRPAAERLAGELARVKFADPRVPVITNVEAAPNASGSRIPALLEQQVTAPVRFIESVKQLAALGVTRVIEIGPGSVLTGLVARIERGIERANVSSLEEVNAVVASGAAA
- a CDS encoding DUF4388 domain-containing protein; translation: MSLVGSLEDLGLGDILQIVHLSGKSGVLALRGDVGEGQIVFERGLVRVATTRDLPQDLRELLARRKAIEVDALADAAREARKRSLPLSSVLFERALIETDPLEELRAQAVADAVMAMFRWRAGEFSFEVREGAAGADDLALARGLNPQFLALESARESDENVEDEDDSTATVAAPPLGPEDDPFADPPPPVAAVREPAAAAVEEALSAEIAEAEPVVPAEIEPEPTFEPEPAPRVEAAPQRASAPAPSLDESLRESEPQPVADSAPPAQPPPVIAIDASLAVLEWVKSALAGYARIHAFQHTELGIQRIRQYLLRRELPLVLIGANAPPDPISGARDVYDVAARLRRQAPRLPIVVLTPAGARPPARRRTGAAPSAFVERPKDGALSDSRRGAERLELAAALRSALEALPDASSLAATQPAPSRAALPQGDLARLREASSRLRERAHQGEVLTNVLSFAAQSFSRVALFMVRDETLAGIAQLGLAKVGGPDDAALREVQLPLRESAWVRRVLDTLAPVRGRPTDEGDQRLCVMLGNDIPREAFLAPIESANRVVAILYADNLPGGLLLPETGALEVVLHEAGLALDRSLLERALSETTGAATR